A genomic segment from Janibacter sp. DB-40 encodes:
- a CDS encoding ABC transporter ATP-binding protein, protein MSDVLALAGATVVRGATTLLADVDWEVEEGQRWVILGPNGAGKTTLLQLAAARMHPTSGVVGILGEVLGTVDVFDLRPRIGLSSAALAERIPKGERVQDVVVTASWGVVGRWRESYEDLDHGRARELLDVLGVAHLAERPFGTLSEGERKRVQIARALMTDPELMLLDEPTAGLDLGGREDLVARLGEIAADLEAPAVVMVTHHVEEIPPNFTDVLMLREGRVVAQGPIELTLTEANLSETFGLDLVLEQHGQRWSSRARG, encoded by the coding sequence ATGAGTGATGTCCTCGCCCTCGCCGGTGCCACCGTGGTGCGTGGCGCCACCACGCTGCTCGCCGACGTCGACTGGGAGGTCGAGGAGGGGCAACGCTGGGTCATCCTCGGCCCCAACGGAGCCGGCAAGACCACCCTCCTCCAGCTCGCCGCCGCCCGCATGCATCCGACGAGCGGTGTCGTCGGCATCCTCGGCGAGGTGCTCGGCACCGTCGACGTGTTCGACCTGCGTCCGCGGATCGGCCTGTCCTCGGCGGCGCTCGCCGAGCGGATCCCGAAGGGGGAGAGGGTCCAGGACGTCGTCGTCACCGCCTCGTGGGGAGTCGTCGGCCGGTGGCGGGAGTCCTACGAGGACCTCGACCACGGACGCGCCCGTGAGCTGCTCGACGTGCTCGGGGTGGCGCACCTGGCCGAGCGGCCCTTCGGGACGCTGTCGGAGGGGGAGCGCAAGCGCGTGCAGATCGCGCGGGCCCTGATGACCGACCCCGAGCTGATGCTCCTCGACGAGCCGACCGCCGGGCTCGACCTCGGCGGCCGGGAGGACCTCGTCGCCCGGCTCGGCGAGATCGCCGCCGACCTCGAGGCGCCCGCGGTGGTCATGGTGACCCACCACGTCGAGGAGATCCCGCCGAACTTCACCGACGTGCTCATGCTGCGCGAGGGCCGCGTCGTCGCCCAGGGGCCCATCGAGCTGACGCTGACCGAGGCCAACCTCTCGGAGACCTTCGGCCTCGACCTCGTGCTGGAGCAGCACGGGCAGCGCTGGTCCTCCCGTGCGCGGGGCTGA
- the fabI gene encoding enoyl-ACP reductase FabI, which translates to MLTGKTFLITGVLMESSIAFHVAKLAQEQGAQVILTSFGRTMKITRSIAKRLPQEAPVIELDVTSDEDLAALADRVGEHAETLDGVLHSIGFAPEGAFNFLEADWEDVATAVHVSAFSLKALAVAALPRMAEGGSVVGLTFDASYAWPVYDWMGVAKAAFESTNRYLARDLGPKGVRCNLVAAGPIKTTAAKSIPGFEQFEENWDDRAPLGWDVGDPVPTAKACTMLLSDWFPATTGEILHVDGGVHAMGL; encoded by the coding sequence ATGCTCACCGGCAAGACCTTCCTCATCACGGGCGTCCTCATGGAGTCCTCGATCGCCTTCCACGTCGCGAAGCTCGCGCAGGAGCAGGGGGCGCAGGTGATCCTGACCAGCTTCGGCCGGACCATGAAGATCACCCGCTCGATCGCCAAGCGTCTGCCGCAGGAGGCGCCGGTCATCGAGCTCGACGTCACCAGCGACGAGGACCTCGCGGCCCTTGCCGACCGTGTCGGCGAGCACGCCGAGACGCTCGACGGGGTGCTGCACTCGATCGGGTTCGCGCCCGAGGGTGCCTTCAACTTCCTCGAGGCCGACTGGGAGGACGTCGCGACCGCGGTCCACGTCTCCGCCTTCTCGCTCAAGGCGCTGGCCGTCGCCGCGCTGCCGCGGATGGCCGAGGGTGGTTCGGTCGTGGGCCTGACCTTCGACGCCTCCTATGCCTGGCCGGTCTACGACTGGATGGGCGTGGCCAAGGCGGCCTTCGAGTCGACCAACCGCTACCTCGCGCGCGACCTCGGACCGAAGGGCGTGCGCTGCAACCTCGTCGCCGCCGGCCCGATCAAGACCACGGCCGCGAAGTCGATCCCCGGCTTCGAGCAGTTCGAGGAGAACTGGGACGACCGCGCACCGCTCGGCTGGGACGTCGGCGACCCGGTGCCCACCGCCAAGGCGTGCACGATGCTGCTGTCCGACTGGTTCCCCGCCACGACGGGGGAGATCCTGCACGTCGACGGCGGCGTGCACGCGATGGGTCTCTAG
- the serB gene encoding phosphoserine phosphatase SerB produces the protein MTPLPGEGPIAVVLDVDSTLIQDEVIELIADHAGTREEVTAVTEAAMRGELDFTGSLHARVATLEGLSATVLDQVRAAVRLTPGARTLVTTLTEAGHVVGIVSGGFMEVVAPLAEQLGIETLRANTLEVVDGHLTGAVLGDVVDPTTKADFLTRLAAGAGIDMDRTVAVGDGANDLQMMAAAHLGIAFCAKPTVREHADVAVDERDLRRILELLGIDPLPQADDEGGHPLA, from the coding sequence ATGACTCCACTGCCCGGCGAGGGCCCGATCGCCGTCGTCCTCGACGTCGACTCCACCCTCATCCAGGACGAGGTCATCGAGCTGATCGCCGACCACGCGGGCACCCGTGAGGAGGTCACGGCCGTCACCGAGGCCGCCATGCGGGGCGAGCTGGACTTCACCGGGAGCCTGCACGCGCGGGTCGCGACCCTCGAGGGCCTGTCGGCGACGGTCCTCGACCAGGTGCGTGCAGCCGTGCGGCTCACCCCCGGCGCACGCACCCTCGTCACGACGCTCACCGAGGCCGGCCACGTCGTGGGGATCGTCAGCGGCGGCTTCATGGAAGTCGTCGCCCCACTCGCCGAGCAGCTGGGCATCGAGACCCTCAGGGCCAACACCCTCGAGGTGGTCGACGGGCACCTCACCGGGGCCGTGCTCGGAGACGTCGTGGACCCGACGACGAAGGCCGACTTCCTCACCCGCCTGGCGGCCGGGGCGGGCATCGACATGGACCGCACGGTCGCGGTCGGTGACGGCGCGAACGACCTGCAGATGATGGCCGCCGCCCATCTGGGCATCGCCTTCTGCGCCAAGCCCACCGTCCGCGAGCACGCCGACGTCGCCGTCGACGAGCGGGACCTTCGGCGGATCCTCGAGCTGCTCGGTATCGATCCCCTGCCCCAGGCGGACGACGAGGGTGGCCACCCTCTCGCGTGA
- a CDS encoding SURF1 family protein — MLRVLLTPRWLGWLALAAVVAIVCTLLGQWQWSRYEDKAARADRIEAHYEADPVPADEVLTQERLPTERQWTRVTASGEYLPDEQLLVRNRPLEGTYGYEVLVPLRLEGGELLVVDRGWVRNSPKGADVAPEVPSPPQGPVTITGWALQGEPDLGRDLPAGQVASIHLPEVADRVGGPVLGGYVSLQSEDPSVERPAPLEVPDTGTGPHLAYAIQWWLVGPAVLVLYVVALRREAGVGGTRAPREKKVRIWDEEDG; from the coding sequence ATGCTGCGCGTCCTCCTGACCCCGAGATGGCTCGGGTGGCTCGCCCTCGCCGCCGTGGTGGCCATCGTGTGCACCCTGCTCGGCCAGTGGCAGTGGTCCCGGTACGAGGACAAGGCGGCCCGGGCCGACCGCATCGAGGCGCACTACGAGGCCGACCCCGTGCCCGCCGACGAGGTCCTCACGCAGGAGCGCCTCCCGACCGAGCGGCAGTGGACGAGGGTCACGGCCTCCGGCGAGTACCTCCCCGACGAGCAGCTGCTCGTGCGCAACCGCCCGCTCGAGGGGACCTACGGGTACGAGGTGCTCGTCCCCCTTCGCCTCGAGGGCGGGGAGCTGCTGGTCGTCGACCGGGGCTGGGTGCGCAACAGTCCGAAGGGGGCCGATGTCGCCCCCGAGGTCCCCTCGCCGCCGCAGGGCCCGGTGACGATCACCGGCTGGGCTCTGCAGGGCGAGCCCGACCTCGGCCGGGACCTGCCCGCCGGGCAGGTCGCCAGCATCCACCTGCCGGAGGTCGCCGATCGCGTCGGCGGGCCCGTCCTGGGCGGCTACGTCTCCCTCCAGTCCGAGGACCCCTCCGTGGAGCGCCCGGCCCCGCTCGAGGTCCCCGACACCGGGACCGGGCCGCACCTGGCCTACGCGATCCAGTGGTGGCTCGTCGGGCCGGCCGTCCTCGTCCTCTACGTCGTGGCGCTGCGCCGCGAGGCGGGCGTGGGCGGGACCCGCGCCCCCCGGGAGAAGAAGGTGCGCATCTGGGACGAGGAGGACGGCTGA
- a CDS encoding sulfite exporter TauE/SafE family protein, translating to MSWLEIGAVVLAAVWAGGINTLVGSGTLVTFPTLLVLGVPPLTANISNSVGLVAGGISGTIGYLPEMKGMGRKVAQLIPMSVLGAIIGALLLLVLPPEAFATVVPVLIAIGILLVVLGPRLSAWARRHHHEGGRVPVWQVAALMAGVLLAGVYGGYFGAAQGVILIGLLSALSTERLQALNGLKNVLGTIVNAVASLVFIIVEPDLVDWRIAGLVAVGAIIGGVLGARYGRRLAPNVLRAVIVVVGLVGLVKFVFFP from the coding sequence GTGTCCTGGCTCGAGATCGGTGCAGTGGTGCTCGCTGCCGTGTGGGCGGGCGGCATCAACACCCTCGTGGGGTCCGGCACGCTCGTGACCTTCCCGACGCTGCTCGTGCTCGGCGTGCCGCCCCTGACGGCCAACATCTCCAACTCCGTCGGCCTCGTCGCCGGCGGCATCAGCGGGACGATCGGCTACCTGCCCGAGATGAAGGGCATGGGACGCAAGGTCGCCCAGCTGATCCCCATGTCGGTCCTCGGCGCCATCATCGGCGCCCTGCTCCTGCTCGTGCTCCCGCCGGAGGCCTTCGCCACGGTCGTCCCCGTGCTCATCGCCATCGGCATCCTGCTCGTCGTCCTCGGCCCGCGACTGTCCGCCTGGGCCAGGCGACACCACCACGAGGGCGGCAGGGTCCCCGTCTGGCAGGTCGCGGCCCTCATGGCGGGGGTGCTCCTGGCCGGCGTGTACGGCGGCTACTTCGGCGCGGCGCAGGGAGTCATCCTCATCGGTCTGCTCTCGGCGCTGTCGACGGAGCGGCTGCAGGCGCTCAACGGGCTGAAGAACGTCCTGGGCACCATCGTCAACGCCGTCGCGTCCCTCGTCTTCATCATCGTCGAGCCCGACCTCGTCGACTGGCGGATCGCGGGTCTCGTCGCCGTCGGCGCGATCATCGGCGGTGTCCTCGGGGCCCGCTACGGCCGGCGGCTGGCGCCGAACGTCCTGCGCGCCGTCATCGTCGTCGTCGGTCTCGTCGGCCTCGTCAAGTTCGTCTTCTTCCCGTGA
- a CDS encoding CbiX/SirB N-terminal domain-containing protein, translating into MTTVLLAHGSPDPRHALALERLRERVAVPLAEAGRGPTHLAYIEEYGTRPHELARGLSGEVTLLPLLLTPAFHSRVDVPAAARELAAHGARVRTVPALGGHPSCSRRSRSVCPAPATTRRRRPSSSPGVELR; encoded by the coding sequence ATGACGACCGTCCTGCTGGCCCACGGCTCCCCGGACCCGCGGCACGCCCTCGCCCTCGAGCGCCTGCGGGAGCGGGTCGCTGTCCCCCTGGCGGAGGCCGGTCGCGGACCGACCCACCTGGCCTACATCGAGGAGTACGGCACCCGTCCCCACGAGCTGGCGCGTGGCCTCTCGGGCGAGGTGACCCTGCTGCCCCTGCTCCTGACCCCCGCCTTCCACTCACGGGTCGACGTCCCGGCAGCCGCGCGGGAGCTCGCCGCCCACGGCGCCCGGGTCCGCACCGTCCCGGCGCTGGGTGGGCACCCCTCCTGCTCGAGGCGGTCGAGGAGCGTCTGTCCGGCGCCGGCCACGACCCGTCGGCGCCGACCCTCCTCGTCGCCGGGGGTCGAGCTCCGGTGA
- a CDS encoding DUF3099 domain-containing protein, translating to MPRPAVPSITTAPVTLREEQSGRMRQYLWTMALRTACFIGAYFFEGWLRWTCVALAVVLPYVAVVLVNAVRPRGVAEIDTPAGQHRQRQLESR from the coding sequence GTGCCACGACCTGCCGTCCCGTCGATCACGACTGCCCCGGTCACCCTCCGGGAGGAGCAGTCCGGGCGGATGCGCCAGTACCTGTGGACCATGGCCCTGCGCACCGCCTGCTTCATCGGCGCCTACTTCTTCGAGGGCTGGCTGCGCTGGACCTGCGTCGCCCTCGCCGTGGTCCTGCCGTACGTCGCCGTCGTCCTCGTCAACGCGGTCCGACCGCGGGGCGTCGCCGAGATCGACACCCCCGCCGGGCAGCACCGGCAGCGCCAGCTGGAGTCGCGATGA
- the glgC gene encoding glucose-1-phosphate adenylyltransferase → MPGGKHPKVLAIVLAGGEGKRLMPLTADRAKPAVPFGGIYRLVDFALSNVVNSGYAKIIVLTQYKSHSLDRHVSQAWRLASPLGHYVAPVPAQQRRGKSWYTGSADAIYQSFNAIVDERPELVVVVGADHVYRMDFSDMVTQHRESGADCTVAAIRQPIEQAGQFGVMEVGEDGRRITAFREKPSDAQGLPDAPHEVFASMGNYVFSTEALMDAIRADAETESTHDMGGDIVPAFVERGSAYAYDFADNTVPGSTDRDRGYWRDVGTMDSYFDAHMDLTSVLPVFNLYNYDWPINTHQGAFPPAKFVHADGERAGGATNSIVSPGVVVSGGHVDNSVLSPGVFVHSYSSISDSVLLDGVDIGRHARLERVIVDKGVRVPDGMHLGVDAEADRARGLHVTASGITVVGKGHVFDET, encoded by the coding sequence ATGCCTGGTGGAAAGCACCCGAAGGTCCTTGCGATCGTCCTCGCCGGTGGCGAGGGCAAGCGCCTGATGCCGCTCACGGCGGATCGGGCCAAGCCGGCGGTGCCCTTCGGGGGCATCTACCGCCTCGTCGACTTCGCGCTGAGCAACGTCGTCAACTCCGGCTACGCGAAGATCATCGTGCTCACCCAGTACAAGTCGCACAGCCTCGACCGGCACGTCAGCCAGGCCTGGCGGCTGGCCTCGCCGCTGGGGCACTACGTCGCGCCCGTGCCGGCCCAGCAGCGCCGCGGCAAGAGCTGGTACACGGGCAGTGCGGACGCGATCTACCAGTCCTTCAACGCGATCGTCGACGAGCGACCCGAGCTCGTGGTCGTCGTCGGGGCCGACCACGTCTACCGGATGGACTTCTCCGACATGGTCACCCAGCACCGCGAGTCGGGCGCGGACTGCACGGTGGCCGCGATCCGGCAGCCGATCGAGCAGGCGGGCCAGTTCGGGGTCATGGAGGTCGGCGAGGACGGACGTCGCATCACCGCCTTCCGGGAGAAGCCGAGCGACGCGCAGGGGCTGCCCGACGCGCCGCACGAGGTGTTCGCGTCGATGGGCAACTACGTCTTCAGCACCGAGGCACTCATGGACGCGATCCGCGCCGACGCCGAGACCGAGTCCACGCACGACATGGGCGGCGACATCGTGCCCGCCTTCGTCGAGCGCGGCAGCGCGTACGCCTACGACTTCGCGGACAACACCGTCCCCGGGTCCACCGACCGCGACCGGGGCTACTGGCGCGACGTCGGCACCATGGACAGCTACTTCGACGCGCACATGGACCTGACCTCAGTCCTGCCGGTCTTCAACCTCTACAACTACGACTGGCCGATCAACACCCACCAGGGTGCCTTCCCCCCGGCGAAGTTCGTCCACGCGGACGGTGAACGCGCCGGCGGGGCGACGAACTCGATCGTCTCCCCCGGCGTCGTCGTCTCCGGGGGCCACGTGGACAACTCGGTCCTCTCCCCCGGCGTCTTCGTCCACTCCTACAGCTCGATCAGCGACAGCGTCCTCCTCGACGGGGTCGACATCGGTCGGCACGCCCGGCTGGAGCGGGTCATCGTCGACAAGGGCGTGCGCGTGCCCGACGGGATGCACCTGGGTGTCGACGCCGAGGCGGACCGGGCACGCGGGCTGCACGTGACTGCATCAGGGATCACAGTCGTCGGCAAGGGACACGTCTTCGACGAGACCTAG
- the glgA gene encoding glycogen synthase: MRVDILTKEYPPAIYGGAGVHVAELSRALRERGDTDVRVRCFGEPRDEVGTTAYREPDTLSGANAALTTMGVDLAMAADCGGADLVHSHTWYANFAGHTASLLHGVPHIVSAHSLEPLRPWKAEQLGGGYRLSSWVERSAYESASAVIAVSAGMRADILRSYPAIDPARVHVVHNGIDSQLWQPGEDLDVVRRHGVDPERPSVVFVGRITRQKGLPHLLRAAKDLPADVQLVLCAGAPDTSELLAEVEGLIADLRRERDGVVWIPEMLPRHEVIALLTSATVFACPSVYEPLGIVNLEAMACGLPVVATATGGIPEVVVDGGTGWLVPIEQVQDGTGTPVDTAVFERDLAAALTEALADPQRAAARGAAGRQRAVEQFSWASIGDRTMQVYASVLDHS, from the coding sequence GTGCGCGTCGACATCCTGACCAAGGAATACCCTCCGGCGATCTACGGCGGTGCGGGGGTCCACGTGGCGGAGCTCAGCCGCGCCCTGCGCGAGCGCGGCGACACGGACGTGCGGGTGCGCTGCTTCGGCGAGCCCCGGGACGAAGTGGGGACGACCGCCTACCGAGAGCCGGACACCCTGTCGGGGGCCAACGCGGCGTTGACGACGATGGGTGTCGACCTCGCCATGGCCGCGGACTGCGGCGGTGCGGACCTGGTGCACAGCCACACCTGGTACGCGAACTTCGCCGGGCACACCGCCTCGCTCCTGCACGGCGTCCCGCACATCGTGTCCGCGCACAGCCTCGAGCCGTTGCGGCCGTGGAAGGCCGAGCAGCTCGGCGGTGGCTACCGGCTCTCCTCGTGGGTGGAGCGCTCCGCCTACGAGTCCGCCTCCGCGGTCATCGCCGTCAGTGCGGGGATGCGTGCGGACATCCTGCGCAGCTATCCGGCCATCGACCCGGCGCGGGTGCACGTGGTGCACAACGGCATCGACTCGCAGCTGTGGCAGCCCGGGGAGGACCTCGACGTCGTGCGTCGGCACGGGGTCGACCCCGAGCGTCCGTCCGTCGTCTTCGTCGGGCGGATCACCCGGCAGAAGGGTCTGCCGCACCTGCTCCGCGCGGCGAAGGACCTGCCCGCGGACGTCCAGCTCGTCCTGTGCGCCGGGGCGCCGGACACCTCGGAGCTGCTCGCCGAGGTCGAGGGGCTCATCGCCGACCTGCGCCGGGAGCGCGACGGGGTCGTCTGGATCCCGGAGATGCTGCCGCGGCACGAGGTGATCGCCCTGCTGACCTCGGCGACGGTCTTCGCCTGCCCCTCGGTCTACGAGCCGCTCGGCATCGTCAACCTCGAGGCGATGGCGTGCGGGCTGCCCGTCGTCGCGACCGCCACCGGTGGGATCCCCGAGGTCGTCGTCGACGGCGGGACCGGGTGGCTGGTGCCCATCGAGCAGGTGCAGGACGGGACCGGGACGCCCGTGGACACCGCGGTCTTCGAGCGTGACCTCGCGGCTGCGCTCACCGAGGCGCTCGCCGACCCGCAGCGCGCCGCCGCGCGGGGTGCCGCGGGCCGGCAGCGCGCGGTGGAGCAGTTCTCCTGGGCGAGTATCGGTGACCGCACGATGCAGGTCTACGCCTCGGTGCTCGACCACTCCTGA
- a CDS encoding ABC transporter ATP-binding protein: MSMNNAWGLMRSMSRGDDVVSTPLPPGTARRVLGYAKPFTRTIIAFLVLVALGSVTVVAVPLLLQRLIDDGVTPQNRQVVITLSLLVAAMALVEAVTTLVQRWLSARIGEGLIHHMRTQVFEHVLHQPIAFFTRAQTGALVSRLNNDVIGAQQAFTTVLSSVVSNVISLVLILAAMFSLSWRLTVAALVLVPFFILPAKWMGRRLAALSGEQMNLNAELGTQMTERFNVAGALLVKIFGRPAREVAEYDVRAARVRDIGVRIAVNRAFFFVTITALASLATAMVYGFGGIMAVEGTMTVGTLLALAALLARLYGPLTAISNVHIDILTALVSFARLFELLDMPSSITEARDARPLPRGEALSVELDDVHFTYPGADEISLLSLDGGRTGDREGGGPVLRGVDLRAEPGQLIALVGPSGAGKSTITSLVTRFYDPTDGAVRIGGVDLREATLESVGDTVGMVTQEAHLFHDTIRGNLAYARPEATEEEMLAALDAAQVLPLVAALPAGLDTIVGDRGHRLSGGEKQRFAIARLLLKSPGVIILDEATAHLDSESEVAVQRALDTALEGRTAIVIAHRLSTIRAADQILVVDQGSIVERGTHEQLLGQGGLYATLYATQYDGPAVEEPDSIEVAR; the protein is encoded by the coding sequence ATGTCGATGAACAACGCGTGGGGGCTCATGCGGTCCATGAGCCGCGGCGACGACGTCGTCTCGACCCCGTTGCCGCCCGGCACGGCCCGTCGGGTGCTCGGCTACGCCAAGCCCTTCACGCGCACGATCATCGCCTTCCTCGTCCTCGTCGCCCTCGGCTCCGTGACCGTCGTCGCGGTGCCGCTCCTGCTGCAGCGCCTCATCGACGACGGGGTGACCCCGCAGAACCGCCAGGTCGTCATCACCCTCTCGCTGCTCGTCGCCGCCATGGCGCTCGTCGAGGCGGTGACGACCCTCGTGCAGCGGTGGCTGTCGGCCCGCATCGGCGAGGGCCTGATCCACCACATGCGCACCCAGGTCTTCGAGCACGTGCTGCACCAGCCGATCGCCTTCTTCACCCGGGCCCAGACCGGCGCGCTCGTCAGCCGCCTCAACAACGACGTCATCGGGGCACAGCAGGCCTTCACCACGGTGCTCTCCTCCGTGGTCAGCAACGTCATCTCGCTCGTGCTCATCCTCGCCGCGATGTTCTCCCTGTCCTGGCGGCTGACGGTCGCGGCCCTCGTGCTCGTGCCCTTCTTCATCCTCCCCGCGAAGTGGATGGGCCGGCGCCTGGCCGCGCTCTCCGGCGAGCAGATGAACCTCAACGCCGAGCTCGGCACCCAGATGACCGAGCGGTTCAACGTCGCCGGTGCCCTGCTGGTGAAGATCTTCGGCCGTCCCGCCCGCGAGGTGGCCGAGTACGACGTGCGCGCGGCGAGGGTGCGCGACATCGGCGTGCGGATCGCCGTCAACCGCGCCTTCTTCTTCGTCACCATCACCGCGCTGGCCTCGCTGGCGACGGCGATGGTCTACGGCTTCGGCGGCATCATGGCCGTCGAGGGCACGATGACCGTCGGTACCCTGCTGGCCCTCGCTGCGCTGCTGGCCCGTCTGTACGGGCCGCTGACGGCGATCTCCAACGTGCACATCGACATCCTCACGGCGCTGGTCTCCTTCGCCCGCCTCTTCGAGCTGCTCGACATGCCCTCGAGCATCACCGAGGCGCGCGACGCCCGCCCCCTCCCGCGGGGGGAGGCGCTGTCGGTGGAGCTGGACGACGTCCACTTCACCTACCCGGGTGCCGACGAGATCTCCCTGCTCTCCCTCGACGGGGGCCGGACGGGGGACCGCGAGGGCGGGGGACCCGTCCTGCGGGGCGTGGACCTGCGCGCGGAGCCGGGGCAGCTCATCGCGCTCGTCGGTCCGAGCGGCGCCGGCAAGAGCACGATCACCTCGCTCGTCACGCGCTTCTACGACCCGACCGACGGCGCCGTGCGCATCGGGGGAGTGGACCTGCGGGAGGCGACGCTGGAGTCGGTCGGCGACACCGTCGGCATGGTCACCCAGGAGGCGCACCTCTTCCACGACACGATCCGCGGCAACCTCGCGTACGCCCGTCCGGAGGCGACCGAGGAGGAGATGCTCGCGGCGCTCGACGCGGCGCAGGTCCTCCCGCTCGTCGCGGCGCTGCCGGCCGGTCTGGACACCATCGTCGGGGATCGCGGCCACCGCTTGTCCGGCGGCGAGAAGCAGCGCTTCGCCATCGCGCGGCTGCTGCTGAAGTCACCCGGCGTGATCATCCTCGACGAGGCCACCGCGCACCTCGACAGCGAGTCCGAGGTGGCCGTGCAGCGGGCCCTCGACACCGCGCTCGAGGGGCGCACCGCCATCGTCATCGCCCACCGGCTGTCGACGATCCGTGCGGCCGACCAGATCCTCGTCGTCGACCAGGGCAGCATCGTCGAGCGCGGCACCCACGAGCAGCTGCTCGGGCAGGGCGGGCTCTACGCCACGCTCTACGCGACGCAGTACGACGGGCCGGCCGTCGAGGAGCCGGACAGCATCGAGGTCGCCCGCTGA
- the fabG gene encoding 3-oxoacyl-ACP reductase FabG yields the protein MTARRVLVTGGNRGIGEAIARRMQSDGHRVVVTSRSGDPVEGLDVVACEITDSDSVDAAFAEAKERLGGDVEVLVANAGITKDTLLMRMSDDDFSSVVDTNLHGTFRCVRRAATAMVKARFGRVILLSSVVGLYGSPGQANYAASKSGLVGMARSMTRELGARGITANVVAPGFIETDMTAELPENTRAEYQAAIPAKRYGQAEEVAGAVSFLASDDAGYVSGAVIPVDGGLGMGH from the coding sequence ATGACAGCGCGCCGCGTGCTCGTGACCGGGGGCAACAGGGGGATCGGTGAGGCGATCGCCCGTCGGATGCAGTCCGACGGCCACCGTGTCGTCGTGACCTCCCGGTCCGGCGACCCCGTCGAGGGCCTGGACGTCGTGGCCTGCGAGATCACCGACAGCGACTCGGTCGACGCCGCCTTCGCGGAGGCGAAGGAGCGGCTCGGCGGGGACGTCGAGGTGCTCGTCGCCAACGCGGGGATCACCAAGGACACCCTGCTGATGCGCATGTCCGACGACGACTTCTCCTCCGTCGTCGACACCAACCTGCACGGCACCTTCCGTTGCGTGCGCCGGGCGGCGACCGCGATGGTCAAGGCGCGCTTCGGGCGGGTCATCCTGCTCTCGAGCGTCGTCGGGCTGTACGGCTCGCCGGGGCAGGCCAACTACGCCGCATCGAAGTCGGGGCTCGTCGGGATGGCGCGGTCGATGACCCGGGAGCTCGGTGCCCGGGGCATCACCGCCAACGTCGTCGCGCCCGGCTTCATCGAGACCGACATGACGGCCGAGCTCCCCGAGAACACCCGCGCCGAGTACCAGGCCGCCATCCCGGCCAAGCGCTACGGGCAGGCGGAGGAGGTCGCCGGGGCGGTCTCCTTCCTCGCCTCCGACGACGCGGGCTACGTCTCCGGCGCGGTCATCCCCGTCGACGGCGGCCTCGGCATGGGCCACTAA
- a CDS encoding phosphoadenylyl-sulfate reductase — protein sequence MTTTATGHLRDQADAGRDRFAALEAELSGTHEGRVELARRALTWADETFGAGLTVASSMGDEVLVHLVGTTLSGTDVFFLDTGYHFAETLGTRDAFQEMLPVRIRTILPLLTVAQQDAEHGPRLHDRDPNACCAMRKVEPLNRALADRDAWVTGMRREDAPTRTDIAVVGWDEARGMVKINPLAGWTQEDVDRFVADEEVFLNPLRQSGYASIGCAPCTRPVAEGEDPRAGRWSGQDKVECGLHT from the coding sequence ATGACGACCACGGCCACCGGTCACCTCCGCGACCAGGCCGATGCGGGTCGCGACCGATTCGCCGCGCTCGAGGCCGAGCTGTCCGGGACCCACGAAGGCAGGGTGGAGCTCGCCCGCCGGGCGCTCACCTGGGCCGACGAGACCTTCGGCGCCGGCCTGACCGTCGCCAGCTCGATGGGGGACGAGGTCCTGGTGCACCTCGTCGGCACGACGCTGAGCGGCACGGACGTGTTCTTCCTCGACACCGGGTACCACTTCGCCGAGACCCTGGGCACCCGGGACGCCTTCCAGGAGATGCTCCCGGTGCGCATCCGCACCATCCTGCCGCTTCTGACCGTCGCGCAGCAGGACGCCGAGCACGGTCCGCGACTGCACGACCGGGACCCCAATGCCTGCTGCGCGATGCGCAAGGTCGAGCCGCTCAACCGGGCGCTGGCCGACCGCGACGCCTGGGTGACCGGGATGCGCCGCGAGGACGCACCCACCCGCACCGACATCGCCGTCGTGGGCTGGGACGAGGCGCGGGGCATGGTCAAGATCAACCCGCTCGCCGGCTGGACGCAGGAGGACGTCGATCGTTTCGTCGCCGACGAGGAGGTGTTCCTCAACCCCCTTCGCCAGAGTGGCTACGCCTCGATCGGGTGCGCCCCGTGCACCCGGCCGGTCGCCGAGGGCGAGGACCCCCGCGCCGGTCGCTGGTCCGGGCAGGACAAGGTGGAGTGCGGGCTGCACACGTGA